A window of Bombina bombina isolate aBomBom1 chromosome 5, aBomBom1.pri, whole genome shotgun sequence genomic DNA:
TGTTAGCTATCAAAGACCAAATGAATAGAGCAATCTTTGAACATTCTCCCCCAATAGCCATGTTAACAGAGATCAATTGTAACACATTAGATGAGAATTGCCCCACATGTGGGgtaaatgcagaatatattaatactttagaagaaaattatgaCGCAAGAGGCCAACTTATTGCTTCATTGAGACAGGGACTTGCAAACTTAACCCCTGTTGCAGTATTAAATGAGGACAATGCATGTGTGTCGCAGGAAGATGGGGCACATGTTGATGGGGGAAGGGTGCAAAGCCCACATGTTGATGGGGGGAGGGTGCCTATTCCACACAGTGAGGAAAGATtgaatcacacacaaaatacagagagcacacacattccaatactaaccccacagataactaggccaagaacattaaacacagaacatcaaacagatactttatcactaacacccagtgtaagatccaggggaagaaatttaactcaatcgcaaaatttacttttttctaccaCCTCTGCTGAAACATCATCCCTGGTATCAACTACCCTTATaaaacaagatagagataaagtaatgagacaactggtaaagttaaaacctctctttccagtgtatgatgttaaagcagatgttttcactaacatgtcaaattttgagtctgcaGTAAAACAATACATGCTGTCACATAAGGAAGCATGCTTTTTGTTAAAAATGTGGCTTCCAGGCagcattgcagctagattacaatcaccagttgcaggcccagttaatttgaacacagattggtttaaggaggataaatggggttcagatggggacagattaaaagctgtttgtaaactagtgacagggagtagagatttggacagtcactctcttgcagaaatgcaagtagcattaaatgatgacccatgggtatttgcagctaaatttgaacaattatatagactgacacacagaatttcaccagaacaaacacctcatgatatgttgcagtatttaattcaaaaattcacatatttggaacctagcatacaaatgatggctgaggaaaagaatacactagagggtgtgttatctattataggtaaggctaggcagaacattttaaagaaaaagaacacagggcaacacagaattgctgtggtaaccactaatgaagggaaacaaaaatattcagagggtcccttcaaaggtacttgccattactgcaataaatatgggcacagacgagtagattgcagattcttaaagagaattcagaaggaaactgagggagggcaggaaagattacatccctctgcacctccaaaagaaagctatgcacataattgggtagggaaaaataacaagattaagcccccagataaaacaggacaggaatacaccgcaaagcttaggcctggtactaatctgtatggcccagcgcatgaggctttgagagtgatgactgtggggggaggggaagtgggatatcatgaaaagaattatgaaaataattctcctctgatatcctgctctgactgactacctcaggccctggatgacatggtccctatatgtaacacctttagggatcattctggacgtccctgtgtctatggtgtgattgagggccatcgcacaaaactcctcatagacacaggagcttcagtaactttgacagacttaccattaagtcccccacaagggacaagacagacatttcttgtgggacttgggggatcccagtcccaagcatcccttatcccaaatgtgactatgacactaggtaatcagtggactaaggaaattcccatttggcagagcaaaaacacagagggtacaatacttggtgctgatataatgagatcagaagggatgatagtggacctatgtaacaatgttttgtggagggatactagagggagaaaacctgtaatattagatgactcttacatcagtcccatagcatccattgcatcaattccttcagaaagggtgtggccggatactgaaagtcaccctgatttgaagagattggtcatggatttccctgacatatgggctcaacataagaatgattgtggcatattaaaaggcattgaaatcaatattgtaggccctgacccccctccacaaagacagtatcgttttccagcagaagctattgaacctgtgaggcaaattattagtcagcttgaaagccaagggataattaggaaatgttcctcctctaataattctcctttgtggccagtaaggaaagcaaataatacttggaggttaactgctgattttcgtatggtgaataaagttaccccacctgttacaaatctagttgcttctactcctgaagtggtatccaaactgagtgccacatgtaggtggtattctgttctggatataagtaatggtttttggagtgtcagactagccccagagtgccaatataagtttgctTTCTGCTTTGATAACATGCAATTTTGCTTCAATTCGCTTCCTCAGGGCTTCCACAGCTCGCCTacatactttcaccaagcattagcagaggtattaaaaacattctcagtcccagaaagtatcatacagtatgtagatgatattttgttacaaacagagacagtagaggaacatttggagcggctgaatgaactgtttggcttgattgctgaatctggcctcaagttaaacacttcgaaagtacaattaatgagacaaaaggtgacatttttgggagtatcaatacaaaggggtacaagatgccctactagagaacgagttacagccatacttcaggtgcccagacctttgcataggcagtccttaagacaattcttaggcttggtaaatttttctcgtgatttcattgaagggtttgctgaaaaagcaaaacctctctatgatcttttgaaaggggaggatgttgggaaaattccttggaatacagaacatgaggaagcatttaaagtgttaaaggaaggtttagcatcagcccctgcccttgccacagtggagagggaggccccttttgctttacaaacatacacatctgacacttcaatttccacagtcctactgcaggagaaggctgaaaaatggaggcctgttggctatttTTCCAGGCTTCTTACTCCAGTAGAGAAAGGTTATGATGCATGTATCAAGGCTTTGTTAGGGGTGCATTGGTCAGTTCAGGCTACTGAGCATATAGTGGGATTTGGGAAGCTCATCCTCCAAACACCACATACCCCTATAAAGCTGTTATTGGAGAAATCATTAAGTGGGGTTTCAACACAAAGAGTGactaggtggttaatagatttgcaacatcgtgacatcactgtacaacacaatgcaaaatacacattaccccaactaatgcacactcagggtgaaccccatgactgcacagagacattcacacacagggaatcgcctcataaattgttcagggacaaaacttctccccaggatttacaaatttatgtagatggctcaagattttggcaggatggtcaatttaatactggttttgctatttgggtcccctcgcaacaattagctcttaaatttatgttaccaagatcattctcagcacagagagcagaattagaagccatttctatggcttgccacaggtttgacacacaagacatttgtatatacagtgacagtgcctatgtgaccagatcactgacagagtacttaccaatttggaatctaagaggaatggtagactcagcaggcaaaccattgtcacatgttcaagcccttaagaaattggtagattggggaacacagcacccattgcagtcagctattgttaaagttaaggcacacacacatttcacagatgcacattcacaagggaatgcacatgtggacatgttagccaaacaggcagctgtagatggggaaccatggcaatcagatgagaatgacagtgagacacaggaagcatggagagagcatgttacatctaaagatacaatggtacacatagcaaagattacaatggtagattcagaggtacctgatttgaaaacagaacaagctaaagatcctaaccttttccctctgttacaggaacagcaaacactcccaaatggttattcaatttgtaatgggttaatatgttactcTAATCCCATTGATCCACAGGCTAAATTGGTTTTTGTGGTCCCGagtcatttgcagggacctataacacagcaaacacattcttTTCTTGGGCATATTGGGCAAAGTGCATTAGAGTACCATTTAAGGCAAAAATTTcattggccagatttagcagaaacctgtttaaaatgtgtacaagaatgtttaatttgtgctcaaattaatccacgccctaaaggtcagagacccattctccagagaataccagtagcagatggcccctggaaagctatccaaattgattttataggcccacttccactatcaaaggggggtctcaggtatgccctagtaattgtagatattttttcaaaatgggttgaggctattccacttcgttgtgatactgcacaggctactgccagagcactgtgggaacatgttttctcaagatgggggtttccaacactcattgaatcagacaggggtacacattttacaggtcaggtaatgcaaaatctctgtgccctactgggaatacagacaagatttcatgtaccatatcatccacaatcctctggtatagttgagcgcatgaatcgcacattaaaaacaaaattgtcaaaaatgctttcccagtatggtaaatcatgggtcacacatcttccagcagttctaatggctattagagctacaccatcaaatgctaccaagtgttctccctatgagctcatgacagggagaaagatggcattaggccacccaggtgaaccacaattgtctactcccttgagagaatctgtgtctagagatcaatatctctcccaaattcaggagcagttgagctcactgctaatttttgctgcctctaatatggccccaacagattgtaaattttcatctacacctcaaacacctctgtttgagaaggggggattgatcatgattaaaaattttcgcaaaaattctccctgggatgcaaattgggaaggaccttatagaattttggacaaattgggtaatactgtaattaaaatagaaagatcaacccctgggaaaaccagaaggcagcctggttacaaatgggtccatgttgaccaatgtaaattgtatagagggacagctgtcccagatgtagatatttctgctaagaactgatattctcttaatcttttttttgacagatttcattatgtggagcctgagaggaatgatcgccacaaacctatttgtatttgtgtgggtgttattgcaaaaacttCCAATCTGTGACTGTAATGAACTGTCAATCACAAACCTCACAAGGAGTCGTAGATGGAGCTCAAGCAGCATCATCAGAGGATGGACAGGCTTATGGAGCTCTCAAGACCTTCACAAAGATTGTTtgggaaaattgacttttaatgtgggtgggaaaattgaaatatttgcagaaaaacatcaagacaatttaattggtttttggagggtcaatcagggtaataaagttgaatgggaatgtaagtgggtggcttggggaaaatggactgtaggtctggtgggagaaggtgtttctgtgtctacaacatttacaaatcctattcacactataaatggcgataactataatataaccaaggttatatttgaacaacaaattggagaagggattaattggagGGTTACAGCTGccaactttggtggagggattgaagtatacttaaaaatagaCCAAATAAAGGAAACAACCACATTTACgcctttgatctattctactttaatcactacaccaaagatgaaacattatgacaatactccaatgtgtaaggggaaaagtgttgtttctagtggtccatttcaaacaagtacaatcaagccaactccagtattgagggatgccacattccaatttatcacgtggaagattaaaataatagattggctagtttccacacattaccaaaattgttccagaattactgccactatggaaaaagcattagttaagtgggcagaaggtactaggagaaggactaggagggatatcatggatacagttttgggaggtgtgggaacagggctaggtgtggtaaattccattgacatatccagcctaacagcaaccttacagtctcaggggatgttaaatgcaaaagggattcatacgcaacaaatgataaacaccctggtagagacactgacacagacagtcattcaggttcagggtcctgccattcaacatacagaggaaatactgataggagtaattagcaggttaagggaagtatcctgggattttgtgtgtatttccatgcaaacagaattatcaactgactttaaattaatagcacaggctatggaaaataaccatacacctttgggagggtgggagcagtctgttgttaacagttttgcatcaaaacacagagaattatggttaaacagttggttgggctgcagggaaaatatatgcagggctacttcacttgtgcccactagtggtacctatcagaatgtttatcatttgttttcactaggaacacctgtcacagaatctcatgttttacatcatgagttagagttcccaaattttatatggaatggttcccatatggaacaggtagacatgtctggctgcataaggtttccttctaaaattttatgtctacccaaccaggcaagaataatttttgattcctgctggcataatcactcatattgcaatggttttgtggagaaagttaatccccaagatatgatttttcccttaggacaaggaaaggtgtgttttgttgcattgaagcctaaagatgaagtgcatgtatggtttgacaggtgtaattcaagggaacaaatcacaccagggatttattgtattactgggtaccctgtgaggataagttcactacagtttaacttcactgtcccacagttactcacatataacgctaccttgggggctccactcataaccccaatattagtagatgatgcaccttggcaaaaatgggtaaccttattgcaaaaagactctgtgttactagaacatcttaaaaattttggggaacgtgttcatgtaaatttctaccatcaggaacaagaactacaaaggattgaacatacttTTACGGAGATGTCAAGTGCAacctggtggcagaaattagcaaattccttttcgaaacagtcatcatggggttctgcattgggaaatctgtttatacatccatttataatcatattatttatttctatattatgtataattattcaaatttgtatgtgttgttatttaaaatcattaattgcacgtgtatatcacttatattatggtatgcgaatggaagcgtctttagtacactaatatagccatcacacataggtggggttaggaatcttccatcagattcactcatataaaacaaccattggaatggaagggtatggtaacctccattgccaaaaggggggaatgtaataatggcatgatctgaattcacatatggtctggaaggggtatatatatatacatatatatatggtatatgtattctacaagaactcagctgaatggt
This region includes:
- the LOC128660182 gene encoding uncharacterized protein LOC128660182 — protein: MWSLRGMIATNLFVFVWVLLQKLPICDCNELSITNLTRSRRWSSSSIIRGWTGLWSSQDLHKDCLGKLTFNVGGKIEIFAEKHQDNLIGFWRVNQGNKVEWECKWVAWGKWTVGLVGEGVSVSTTFTNPIHTINGDNYNITKVIFEQQIGEGINWRVTAANFGGGIEVYLKIDQIKETTTFTPLIYSTLITTPKMKHYDNTPMCKGKSVVSSGPFQTSTIKPTPVLRDATFQFITWKIKIIDWLVSTHYQNCSRITATMEKALVKWAEGTRRRTRRDIMDTVLGGVGTGLGVVNSIDISSLTATLQSQGMLNAKGIHTQQMINTLVETLTQTVIQVQGPAIQHTEEILIGVISRLREVSWDFVCISMQTELSTDFKLIAQAMENNHTPLGGWEQSVVNSFASKHRELWLNSWLGCRENICRATSLVPTSGTYQNVYHLFSLGTPVTESHVLHHELEFPNFIWNGSHMEQVDMSGCIRFPSKILCLPNQARIIFDSCWHNHSYCNGFVEKVNPQDMIFPLGQGKVCFVALKPKDEVHVWFDRCNSREQITPGIYCITGYPVRISSLQFNFTVPQLLTYNATLGAPLITPILVDDAPWQKWVTLLQKDSVLLEHLKNFGERVHVNFYHQEQELQRIEHTFTEMSSATWWQKLANSFSKQSSWGSALGNLFIHPFIIILFISILCIIIQICMCCYLKSLIARVYHLYYGMRMEASLVH